The Kordia sp. SMS9 DNA window GGTATTAAAAAGGAAAAGAAAGCCTTAGGTTATGCCGTAACCACCGTAGATAGTAAAGACTTAGAGCAGAAAGCTGACACCGATATCGGTAAGATATTACGCGGTAAAGCATCTGGTGTACGTATTACAGGTTCTGGAGGTGTGTCTGGTAGTGGATCTAACATTATTATTAGAGGACAGTCTTCTATTACTGGTGGAAACCAACCTTTATTTATTGTAGATGGCGTTCCATTTGATGGATCTTCTGGTAGTGCCAACCAATCTGCAAGTTCAGGAGCTTTCCAATCGGGTAACGTTGCCAGTAGATTTGCTGACATCGATCCAAACAACATTGAAAGCGTAAGTATCTTAAAAGGTTTAAGTGCAACTGCTTTGTATGGAGGTGAAGGACGAAATGGAGTAATTTTAATTACTACAAAATCTGGAAAAGATGCAAACAAGAAAATGGAAGTTACTGTGAATCAGTCAATTTTCTTTAACGACATCATTTTACCAGACTACCAAAATACTTGGGGTAACGGTTTCCAAAATGTATATGGAGCCTTCTTTAGTAACTGGGGAGCGCGTTTTGACAGTCAAGCAACAATTGACAACGCATTTAGAACGTCTATTTTAAATAATTTTGGTGTGGAACCATCTGTTTTATTTCCAAACAGACCTGAATTAGACAATCCAAATGTTACATACAGAGCGTATGATAGCCAAGAAGCATTCTTTAAAACAGGAACTATTGCAAGTACTTCTGTAAATGTTGCTGGTTCTTTTGGAGACAAAGGAAGCTTTAATGCTTCATATGCACATGTGGACGACCAATCATTTATTCCAAACAACAGCTTACGAAGAGATAACTTCTCTGTAGGGGGAACATTTAAGATGTCTAACAAGTTTACTTTATCTGGTAAAATTAGTTTAGCAAAAACAGACATTAGAAGTCCATTTACAGATGCTTCAACAGGTAGTGACGTAACATCGTCTACTGCAGGTACTGGAGGTATTGCTTCTATTTGGAATATTTTGTATTTACCACGAAGTGTTGATATTACTTTACCAAACCAACACCCTATTACAGGAGAAAGTATTTGGTATCGTGGTGGAAATGACCGTACAAACCCAGCTTGGGCGTTAAACAATACACAAGACAAGCAAAGTACAGATCGTGTATTTACTAATTTTGTAGCGATGTATGAAGCTGCGGATTGGTTAAACATTAGCTACCGTTTAGGTATTGACAGTCAAAACACAAAAGGAAGACGTGTAATTAATAAAGGATCTAATGATGGTTTACATCCTAATGGATACTTACAAACAACGTCACAAAGATTTACAATTTGGGATCAGTCTTTATTAATTGGTATTGACAAAGAACTTTCAGAAGACTTTGGTTTACAAGCAACAATTGGTGCTACTACAAAACGTCAAATTTTTGAGCGTGATGGTTCTGAAAGTAGAGATCAAATTATTTATGGTCTATGGAATCACTTAAACTTCAGTAACTCAAGTACAATTATTGAAGGAACTGTTTTTGCTGATAACAATACAACATATCAAACATTTAGCGAGCAAAATAACGTTGCAGCTTATGTTTCTGGAACACTTTCATATAAGAATTTCTTATATTTAAATACTTCTTTAAGAAATGAGTGGAACTCAACATTAGAGCAAGAAAACAGATCTCAGTTTTCTCCTGGTGTAAGTATGTCATTCATTCCAACATCTGCATTTGAAGGATTGCGTTCTAAAAATTTAAACTTCTTAAAGCTTAGAGCTGGTTATGGAACATCTCCAGGATTCCCTGGTCCATACACCACAAGAAGTGTAATTTCGTTAGTGCCAAACATTTTTCAAACTGCTGGTGGAAATTCTACAACAACTACTAGTATTCCTAATTTCTTACCAAACCCTGACTTAAAGCCAGAGCTTTCTAAGGAATTTGAAGTAGGACTTGAAGCTAGATTATTAGACAACAGAATTGGATTCGATTTTACGTACTACAACAGAGATACTGAAAATCAGATTATCCAAAGACCTTTAGCTCCTGAAACAGGATATACGAGTACATTTACTAACATTGGTAATGTAATTAATGAAGGTTTTGAAATTGGATTTGACATCACACCAATACGAACGGAAGATTTTGAATTTAAATTGACTGGTAGCTTTACACAAAACGAAAGTTCTGTAAAAGGATTGGATGATGGAGAGCAAATTCAATTTGGAGGTCTTTTCAGCGGAACAACTAATGCCGCTATCAACGATCAGCCTTTAGGTGTAATTGTTGGTGGACAAATTTTAAGAGACGCAGACGGAAATCGTTTAGTTGACGAAAATGGATACTGGATTCAAGATCCGAACAATGGTATCATTGGAGATCCAAACCCAGATTGGTTTACAACTGTAAATACAGGAATTACCTGGAAAAACTGGACTGTTAATATGCAGTGGGAATACCAACAAGGTGGAGACATTTATGCAACTACTGTTGGTGCATTAGTAGGTAGAGGACTTGTAGAAGATACAGATTTTGACAGAACGCAAAGTATTGTATTGCCAGGTGTTCGCCAATCTACAGGACAACCAAACGACATTCAAGTAACCGCTACGGAAGCATATTTCAACAACATTGGATTTGGAATTGACGAAGTACTAATTTATGATGCTACACATGTCAGATTAAGAGAAGCTTCTATAAGCTATAGACTTCCTAAAAAGTGGCTAGACAAAACCCCTTTCGGAAATGTGTCATTGACACTTTCAGGTCAAAACTTATTCGTAAAAGCATTCAATACTCCTGA harbors:
- a CDS encoding SusC/RagA family TonB-linked outer membrane protein, whose protein sequence is MRTKFNGMLTLLLALMVQLALAQEKTVKGTVSDESGIPLPAASVVVKETNSGTTTDFDGNYSIQVNQGQTLVFSYVGYKKKEIVVGGNNTIDTSLEPDNQLEEVIITAQGIKKEKKALGYAVTTVDSKDLEQKADTDIGKILRGKASGVRITGSGGVSGSGSNIIIRGQSSITGGNQPLFIVDGVPFDGSSGSANQSASSGAFQSGNVASRFADIDPNNIESVSILKGLSATALYGGEGRNGVILITTKSGKDANKKMEVTVNQSIFFNDIILPDYQNTWGNGFQNVYGAFFSNWGARFDSQATIDNAFRTSILNNFGVEPSVLFPNRPELDNPNVTYRAYDSQEAFFKTGTIASTSVNVAGSFGDKGSFNASYAHVDDQSFIPNNSLRRDNFSVGGTFKMSNKFTLSGKISLAKTDIRSPFTDASTGSDVTSSTAGTGGIASIWNILYLPRSVDITLPNQHPITGESIWYRGGNDRTNPAWALNNTQDKQSTDRVFTNFVAMYEAADWLNISYRLGIDSQNTKGRRVINKGSNDGLHPNGYLQTTSQRFTIWDQSLLIGIDKELSEDFGLQATIGATTKRQIFERDGSESRDQIIYGLWNHLNFSNSSTIIEGTVFADNNTTYQTFSEQNNVAAYVSGTLSYKNFLYLNTSLRNEWNSTLEQENRSQFSPGVSMSFIPTSAFEGLRSKNLNFLKLRAGYGTSPGFPGPYTTRSVISLVPNIFQTAGGNSTTTTSIPNFLPNPDLKPELSKEFEVGLEARLLDNRIGFDFTYYNRDTENQIIQRPLAPETGYTSTFTNIGNVINEGFEIGFDITPIRTEDFEFKLTGSFTQNESSVKGLDDGEQIQFGGLFSGTTNAAINDQPLGVIVGGQILRDADGNRLVDENGYWIQDPNNGIIGDPNPDWFTTVNTGITWKNWTVNMQWEYQQGGDIYATTVGALVGRGLVEDTDFDRTQSIVLPGVRQSTGQPNDIQVTATEAYFNNIGFGIDEVLIYDATHVRLREASISYRLPKKWLDKTPFGNVSLTLSGQNLFVKAFNTPDSVNYDPELNSLGVGNSQGFDYLTSWNSRRYGMSVKVTF